One genomic segment of Acetonema longum DSM 6540 includes these proteins:
- a CDS encoding heparan-alpha-glucosaminide N-acetyltransferase, whose amino-acid sequence MAEPSGSRIWEIDLVRGICIVMMVAFHLVVDLREFYHQPLEYQSGFWFYLGRVTVAVFMFIAGVSSVLNRRIIRHGLTVLAAGCLITAATRIFTPDLYVRFGILQFMGVAILSVPVMGKLSSIWLVVAALLVLLAGQAIQGLTGHWLLLPLGIMYEGYRSFDYYPLIPWYSVFLLGMVAGRLFYAEKKGKISPITGLNWLARIGRHSLSIYLVHQPVLLALLYFFFI is encoded by the coding sequence GTGGCGGAACCAAGTGGCAGCCGTATTTGGGAGATTGACCTGGTGCGGGGTATTTGTATCGTCATGATGGTAGCATTCCATTTGGTCGTGGACTTACGGGAATTTTACCATCAGCCCCTGGAATATCAATCGGGCTTTTGGTTTTACCTGGGGCGGGTTACCGTTGCGGTGTTTATGTTTATTGCCGGGGTCAGCAGCGTGCTGAACCGCCGGATTATCAGGCACGGCTTGACAGTGCTGGCTGCCGGCTGCCTAATTACGGCGGCGACCCGGATTTTTACTCCGGATTTGTATGTACGGTTTGGCATTTTGCAGTTTATGGGCGTTGCCATATTGTCTGTACCGGTTATGGGCAAACTTTCTTCCATCTGGCTGGTTGTTGCGGCCCTGCTGGTCCTGCTGGCCGGACAGGCGATCCAGGGTCTTACAGGACACTGGCTGCTCCTGCCTTTGGGCATCATGTACGAAGGGTATCGCTCCTTCGATTACTATCCGCTGATTCCCTGGTACAGCGTCTTTTTGCTGGGCATGGTGGCCGGACGGCTGTTCTATGCCGAAAAAAAGGGAAAGATTTCCCCGATAACCGGTCTGAACTGGCTAGCCCGGATCGGACGGCACTCGCTGTCTATCTACCTGGTCCATCAGCCGGTTTTACTGGCACTGTTGTATTTCTTTTTTATCTGA